The DNA region ACCTCTGGACTAAACCTTGTTCACGTGCTTCTGTTTGGGTCTCGTGCAAAGTACCAAACTTTATTCATTCAGATTTGGCTTTCCTCCATTCACTACATGCGAGGGGTGAACACGAGGTTAAAGACACAGTCGAGAACTCGGACTGAGAAAGAAGTTCTGCAATAATCAAATAGCTTGCATAACACTGCTGTGCAAAGTACAACTCCAGCTCCAGGGCTGAACTACAGAAGAGAAACAGTAGTGACATCCGGTGGTGGAGGCTGGTGGGTGTTGCACACACGGCCATGTCCTCCTGTGGTAGAGGGCAGGATTGCAATAAAAACCTAAGTTACTGGGACATGTGGTAAAACTAAGCAGAAGAGTAGgttgacaaaatgaaaatgtgtttgttatgTTTACACAAGCTGCATCTCTACTTTAATATAACACATGACTGGATGGGCAATAGAGCATTTCTTTGCATATCCACTCTACCTGTGAAGCTCTCACATTGTAATGCATTCATTCCATTTCACACAGTTGTGTAGTTCATAGTTTAGACACAACGGCAGGAACACAGtcactacattttaaaaacattctaGTTTGATACCAGCTTGTAAGACTTTCCACTCAGAAGCTGCTTTCTTGTTACTTTGACCGTACATGTGTACAGTATTGGAAGCCCAGGTCTGAGGCCTGTTTCAGAAATATGTGCTCTGTATGGTTTTGACCCATTAAGGACCTGCGGAAATCTGCTGCCTTCCAAGATTTATCCTGCTGCTCCAGATGTCCTTTTGTTTTTAGAAGCTGTAAGTTTACTGTGAGCTGCTTCctgcccttttctctctctgacaacacagtgcagcacacacaatgatacagaaaggaagaggaagaagcttGTTAGTAAAGACATGGGCGTTTTCACTCCCTTTGTGAGCTGTGACTTTCTTGGACTTTGACGTGTACAGCAGTGCATGACTGCCCAGGTACTATTACAATAACCTCACCACCTTTAAAAGCTACAGGCTCTGCTCTCTAGAGTGGAATGTGTTCTGTTTTTGACCAAGTGGTACTGTGCTTCACAGATGTTAGCGTGGAGTGTTAGATTTCTGTGAAAGGAATactgttcattttcattcagcTTAACATGATGCATTTGGCAGTGTAGCTAGAGGGAAATATGTGAGAACATATGGTCATAGTTACTGCAGAGACATATTCTATGTTTCACTTTAATAtgtgctgttctgctgctgtttgcgAACATTAATGAACAGGCAGAAATGAGTCTGATTACCGTAGCAACGATTTGACTTTATGGAACAGCTCGTCATAACATGCCTGGCTTTTCCGAGCAAATAGCTAGCTTAACTTGGTAAAAATCCTCTTATTATATGGAGCGTTTTAGAAGTAAGAGAGTCAAAAAATTATCTGGTGTCATATGAAGTTTATTTATATCACAACATTATTTAATTACCCCATTTACCCCAGCGTCCATTTGTTACAAACACTGTTGTGTTGCCAAGTGCAGCGTCAGCAACCTTCCTCACAGTCGTGTGATTTGAAGCCCACTGCTCTTCTTTGTCTTCCGTCTTCGCATTCTTTGTTGCAAGTGTTGTTGTGTCAATGCTCCTCATGTAAATTCAGAGTTTCCAGGCACAGTCTGTATAAAAGGTGGAGAGTCTTATACCAGCAGAACAGCGTTAATGCATCCATCGTTCTCTGGGTTATTTGTCACCTGGGCATATTTACCTGCGAAGTAACAGAAATGTTTAAGTTACAATATCACATACCAAACTAATccagaacacacacaatatttacaTCAAGTGTCacatttgaactgtttttgCAGACCTTGGAATTTATCACAGAATGATTGTATTGCTTTAACTCCTTTACCTTGATGTTATTTCCAACATCTGAGGTCTtgcatatgcacatgcacacatttattgatttattgtttacATGGATGTTTCTGGATTATCTACAAGTGTAGGGGATGTAACTGTATGGATTTATGAGCACTCACCCCAGATAACCTTTCCTCCTTGTGTGACCAAGCCCAGCTCGCTGACATTGACCTCTATGACTGTTCCTTTTGTGATGACTCCCAGAGTGGTgtagaggggggaggaggggttcTTCTTCACTCCTAGGATGGGAAGGCAGAATGTGGCCTTCAGCTCTGGATGTGTGACGTGAGCCTTCTTAAAACGCAAACCCTAAAGTAGAATAAAGAGAGGGAAGCCATTTAGGTGTTAGACATGTAATTCAAAACAGAAATTGTACAATTCAACTTCAACATTACCCTGAATGCACATGAGGACAGAGTTTTGGAGATTAGCTCAAGTGTAGAATGTAACATGACATAAAGCACTTCAGCTTTACTGGGATCTTACCATGGGTCTGATGAAACGCTCATATTTTGGAGGTTTACGGGTGAAGCCATCGCCAACAAAGCAAACCTTGGTGACCATTCTTTTCCAGgctttcttttgtctctttccaGTTTTGATGACTTTGAGcacttctgtctctccctgGGCACGCACTTTTGGCAGGGGCACCTCCCATTTGCCCTACAGACAACATTACACATTTGTGTTTAGAAATCAGTGATGTTATTTCTACACATCTGTGGCGTGCTCAtcagcaaacactgaaaaatgggCTGCTGACGAGCAGATTTCATCTGGTACTTACAgccttctctttcctcttctgtttgATCATGTTGGAGAGGACCTTAGCACGGGactgtccctctctgtccaaCAGGTAGGCTGGCACTGCTCCCTCTGGGGTCTTATCATCGTTCTTCTGTTTGGTCTTCCTCTGTTCATGCATTTTGATGCTGCAAAGATACAAGAATTGTTTGGCTGTTCGTTGGCTGCAGTTTTCATGCCCCCACCCCAAATCAATCAGCATTTAGAAAGGCAAGCATGGTTTTCTCCATCTATACTCACGTCTTCTTCATCTGGATCTTCTCTGCATGTCTCTGTTTGTGGTACAGTTTGGCCTTCAAGCCAATCATCTTCCTGGCTTTGTGAGACCGCTCATGGGCCTCACGGCTctccttcttccttttcttttcatggtGGTCCAGGCGGTAGCCATGCCGCTTGCGGTGTAACTCAATGTGCTCGTTCTGGGGCTACAAAAGAATGTGCAAACAtgcaattcaattaaattcGATTTTGAAGTTTACCTTATGCACAGGTTTCATGCAGAAATCTACGGATCCCAGTTCCAAGTAAAAACTATCATATGCGGtgctacatacagtacagaagcTCTATGGTGGACCAATTGTTCTAACAGTTCGCTCAGTGGTGtaagtttgaaaaacaaacatgcagtgaGTCAGACTGTTTGTAGATTTTACACTGAACTAGCATCAAACCATTTTTATGTAGCAAGCATCGCATCCTGTTAAAGAAAACTTATCTACAAGTTattgaaaataactttttttttttatctaacaTCAATAATTTCAAGCATAAAAACCCAAACATTGTCCGGTTTGCTCATCAAATGTGCAGATCTGATGCTTTCGTCTCTTTCACATCATTGCACATTTATAgattacacacaaacaagctttATGAGTACTTCCTATTTGGCTTTGAGACATGATATATTGCTGCCCTAAACCTATTTCATTCGTGTGGAAACGCAAATGCCACCAGCGCATAAAAAAATCTGATCGATTACGACTAAACCCAGTTAATTCAGATCTCACGATTAATAGCAAAAACCCAGCGATCTCTTATTCCAAAGCTAAATGACCGGGCACTTAACGCACATATACAGTGGATAAAACATAATGAATAATCACACGAGGTCAAATGGTTTCCATGttaataaatacacatatacactcacGCCACATAAACACAACGCCAGAGCACAGCAGCACGTCAGACCGCCACATGTCTACTGAAGCTAATGCTAGTACAACATGCTAACCTGTTAAACTGCCTGAGAAAAGTCAcattaaacacttaaaaacGGGCTGCTTTCTTACCATTTTGTGTTTCGGGAGTTAAGTATTACGATGAATGCGTCGCAGTTGGTAACAGTTGGTGAAGACGCAAACGATTGGGTGTTTTTGCTTGAGGCTGGGGTCCTTTAGGTGTTGTTTTCCCCGTAGCCGATACTTAGAGGAAGTACGTCATCCTGACGTAACGAGTTGTCCGTTGGTTTGATATGGACGGCTTCCGCTTAACAAAATGTTTCCGTGACACTGAACcacattaaagacaaaatacGTAACTTTTAAACATATATTCGGTAAATAATTGATGAATTACTTCATTCGCGAATTTTAAGGTTTATATTACATATCtacatattttgtaatattttcagGACTCGAGCCCGGACATTTTAGCCATATACGTTTGTTCCCAGGGATGTGTTTTGGAGCTGCACCATATTAAAGCGTGACATTTGACAGCCTATATTACATATCTTTTACaggacatttaaatgttttactccggcaaacatttaatattaatttttgtTGGTTATATATGTGAGACTCCCTGTTTCTTGTTACGGTGTTGCCATTATTAGTGGGCTGACATTGCTCAGTGCTCTTCTGCCTGCAATGTTGCCCCACAATGTTTTGGCTAACACCGGTTTTGAGGGAGTATTAAGATaagcagtgtgtatgtgtgttagagCCTTTCGGACGTTAAACGGGATGATTTGGGTAAGATACAATCTGCCAAACTGAATGGTGAAGATGCCATATTGTGATAATATCGTGTTGACTTCACCACAGGGTCCTTGTCTTTCACAGGGAAGGTATTTATTGCCTGCTGTCCTGCAGGGCTGCAGGTGCAGAGTGAGCTGCTGTGTTAGAAGACATTACAGCTTTCTTCCAGGTgcgatttttttttacagatattaTATGAATTTCCTCAGTTTCACATAATTATAAATATACTTTAGTAGCTGAGCTTTTGATCATGACTTTCTGTGACAGACTGTCATGAAGTTTTAAAACTTCACTTTGAGCTGTTGTAACTTGATGAGCATTAGTTATTATTTTGACATTGT from Pempheris klunzingeri isolate RE-2024b chromosome 19, fPemKlu1.hap1, whole genome shotgun sequence includes:
- the nsa2 gene encoding ribosome biogenesis protein NSA2 homolog, coding for MPQNEHIELHRKRHGYRLDHHEKKRKKESREAHERSHKARKMIGLKAKLYHKQRHAEKIQMKKTIKMHEQRKTKQKNDDKTPEGAVPAYLLDREGQSRAKVLSNMIKQKRKEKAGKWEVPLPKVRAQGETEVLKVIKTGKRQKKAWKRMVTKVCFVGDGFTRKPPKYERFIRPMGLRFKKAHVTHPELKATFCLPILGVKKNPSSPLYTTLGVITKGTVIEVNVSELGLVTQGGKVIWGKYAQVTNNPENDGCINAVLLV